Below is a window of Synechococcus sp. RSCCF101 DNA.
GCCATGGCCGAGCTGGAGCGCCTGTTCGAGCGCCGCAATCCCGCCGTGGACCTGCGCTGGGAGGTGCAGGGTTCCCAGGACATGGTGGAGCGGGCCCTCGAGCCCTCAGCCGATCGCGCCCGGGTGCTGATCCCCGCCAACCGCGAGCACCTGCTCTCGCTCGATCAGCGCCTGCGCCGCCAGGGGGCTGAATCCCTGCTGGAGCCGCCCCGCCCGATCGCCCGCACGCTGCTGGTGGCCGTGGCCTGGCCCGAGCGGGCCGAACGCCTGTTCGCCGGCGCCGGCGAAGGGGGCTTCCGCTGGCCGCCCCTGGAGCGGGCTCTGCGGCAGGGGCGCTGGGACGCTCTGGGGGGCCGGGTGACTGGGGCCGGTTCGTGCTGCAGGCCACCGACCCGCTCCGCTCCAACAGCGGCCAGCTCGCCCTGGCCCTGTGGGCGCGGGCCCACAGCGGGGCTGCGGAAGGGGAGGCGGTGTCGCTCTGGAAGCGCTCCCTCTATCAGCCGCCCCGCTCCACCGACATCCTCCTGCGGGAGTTCATCGCCGCCGGCCCGAACGACGGCGACCTGGCCTTCGTCTACGAGAGCAATGCCCTGATCCGGGAGCCCGAGGCCACCCGTCAGCAGGGGCAGACCTACCGGATCCTCTATCCGGACCCCACGTACGAAACGGTGCTGGCGGCCGGTGTGCTCTCCGGCGAGGCCCGCGGCCGCCGGCAGGACGCGGAGCGCCTGATCGCGCTGCTGCTGGCGTCCGAGGGCCAGGAGCTGCTGCAGCGCTCGGGCTTTCGCTCGGCGGCCGGTCGGCCCCCGGCAGCGGTGGGTGCTGCGGGAGAGGCCGCCGAGCTGCTGCCGCCCCCGTCCCGCCCGCAGCTGGATGCCCTGTTGCGCCTTTACCGCAGCAGCTGAAGAACGCGTCAGGTCGGCTTCACCAATGCGAAACGTGTCGCTTTGCCAACGGATGTGGCGCCTGGAGGTCCGGCGGTGGCGCGCCTGAGTCGCGTGCCTAGAAAAGGGTCAGGAGATCCACATCCGCTCGCCCAGAGCCCCCGGCGGGGCAGCGGGCACTGTTCCTGTCGTCCCGCCATGGCTCCCTTCTTCCGCGATCTCGATCGACCGGGCCGACGGCTCTGCTCCAACCCCTGGCCCGAGGTGAAGCGCCGCGGTCCGAAGCTCTACAAGATCAGCGATCTGGAGGGGAACGTCGTGATGATCGAGGCCACATCGCCCACCCTGGCGATGATGATGGCTTCCGAGCGGCTGGGGATCCGGCCGGATCAGCTTCACTTCAGCCTGTTCTCCAGCGGCCCGGAGATGATGTGAGGCGGGTGTTGCCGTCGTCTCAGCCGGGCTCCCCGGCGGCCAATCGACTCAGGACCGCCCGCAGCGCCACCGGCCCGAGCAGCTCGAACACGACCGTGCTCCCGATCACCACCGGCAGCACGGCTTCAGCCTCAGGGCCGAGCCGATGGCTGGCCACCAGGGCCATGCCGATGGCCACGCCGGCCTGCGGCAGCAGGGCCAGTCCGATCCAGCGCCGTGTCTGAGGATCGGCGTGGCCCCAGCGGGCCCCGAGTCGTGCCCCCAGCAGCTTCCCGGCCACCCGCAGCGCCAGATAGGCCAGCCCCACCGCTCCGATCCTGCCCAGCGATCCCACATCGAGGGCGGCGCCCGCCAGCACGAAGAACAGCACCATCAGCGGCCACTCGATCCCCTCGATCGCGTGGAACGGCACCTCGTGATGGGTGGCCCGGTTGGCGATCACCGCTCCCATCGCCATGGCGGCGATCAGGTGCGACACCTGCAGCCAGAGGGCCAGGCCGCCGCAGAGCAGCACGATGCCCAGGGCTTCCAACAGGATCGGCTGCCCCTCCCGCAGGCGTCCGGTCAGCAGGGCGGCCGGCCAGCCGAGGGCCATGCCCAGCAGCGCACCGCCGCCGAGATCGCGCAGGGCCGCGAGCACCGCACCCAGCCCATCCCCCTGACCGCTGAGGGCGGTGGCGGCGGCGAGGCCCACGCCGAACAGCATCACCGCCCAGATGTCGTCGAGAGCGGTGATCGCCAGCAGCCGCTCCCCGAACCGCTGCCGCGGGCCGCTCGGGGGCGCGGC
It encodes the following:
- a CDS encoding substrate-binding domain-containing protein gives rise to the protein MLQATDPLRSNSGQLALALWARAHSGAAEGEAVSLWKRSLYQPPRSTDILLREFIAAGPNDGDLAFVYESNALIREPEATRQQGQTYRILYPDPTYETVLAAGVLSGEARGRRQDAERLIALLLASEGQELLQRSGFRSAAGRPPAAVGAAGEAAELLPPPSRPQLDALLRLYRSS
- a CDS encoding cation:proton antiporter; this translates as MTAIPALLISVGAILLLGLLTTAVAERTPLPRVTLLLAFGVLIGPEALDLLPGFLLDQFELIADVTLLMVGFLLGSRLTGSGLAGEAREVVWISLTAAVMPALVVSGGLVLLRIPPPTTILLGCIAAATAPTAVLDVVQEAAPPSGPRQRFGERLLAITALDDIWAVMLFGVGLAAATALSGQGDGLGAVLAALRDLGGGALLGMALGWPAALLTGRLREGQPILLEALGIVLLCGGLALWLQVSHLIAAMAMGAVIANRATHHEVPFHAIEGIEWPLMVLFFVLAGAALDVGSLGRIGAVGLAYLALRVAGKLLGARLGARWGHADPQTRRWIGLALLPQAGVAIGMALVASHRLGPEAEAVLPVVIGSTVVFELLGPVALRAVLSRLAAGEPG